The DNA window GAGAACATCCGGGCCAATCGAACAGAACGATCCTATGCGCACCGGCACGTCTTCTCGCGGAACGAAGAACGATTTCTTGCTGAGACCGTAGGTATGGCGACCGATCTCGACGCCAGGCAGCGGAGGCAACGGGTCCTTCTTCAATCCCAGTTTTATGCGAAGTCCTCTCAGCAGCCCCATCGGTTCCTCCCCCGGGTTGCCGGGCACTATAGCGGAAATCCTCCCTTCTGAGAGGCCGCTCCCATCCGCTCGGCGATCGCTCCTCCCAACGAGGAGGAGATCGGGCAGCCTCACTGCCCGGAATTGCTCGGCTTCCCGTAAACCGGCGTCGCGATCCCCTCCATACGCGCCTTGATCTGCAGCGCCACATATTTGGAGTAGAAACGCGACAGCGCCAGGTTGCCGCCGTGGAACCACAGCGCTTCCTGCGCCGTCGGCTTCCACATGTTGCGCAGCTCGCCCTGCCAGGGGCCGGGGTCGCCCTTGACGCCGGAGCCGAGACCCCAGCAGGGCCCGACCTTGTCGGCGACCTCGCGCGAGACGAGCGCGGCCACATTCTCGTTCATCGACTGGTAGCCGGTGCAGGCGATGATGGCGTCGGCCTCGAGTTCGCTGCCGTCCTCGAACAGAATGCCGTGTTTGGTCAGCGACTTGATGGCGATACCGCTGCGGATGCCGATCTTGCCGTCGATGATCAGGTCCGAGGCGCCGACATCGATGTAATAGCCCGAGCCGGTGCGGTAGGCCTTCATCAGCAGGCCGGTCTCGTCGTCGCCGAAATCGATGGCGAAGCCCGAGGCGCGCAAGCGGTCATAGAAGGCGGCGTCGCGCGCCCGGATGACATCGTAGAGCGCGCGCTGGCCCTTCGGCACCAGGGCAAATGGCGTCGAGGCGACGATCATGTCGGCCTTTTCGGTGGTGATGCCGCGCGCCAGCGCGTTCTCCGAAAAGATCTCGAAGCCGACCTCCATCAGCGTATCCGACTTGACCACGGTGGTCGGCGAGCGCTGGATCATGGTGACGTCGGCGCCGCTTTCCCAGAGGTCGACGCAGACATCATGTCCCGAACTTGCCGCGCCGATGACCGCAACACGTCTGCCGCGGAACTTGTCGCCGCTGGCATACTGGCTGGAATGCAGCAGCTCGCCCTTGAACTCATCGGCGCCGGCCAGGTCGATCTTTCGTGGCGGGCCATAGGCGCCGGTGGCGAAGACGATGTGTTTCGGCTTCAGCGTGATCTGCCGGCCGACGCGGTCGACGACCACGGTCCACTCCTTCTTTGCCTCGTCATAGGAAGCGCCGAGGCATTTCGTGGCGACCCAGTAGTTGAGCTCCATGACGCGCGTGTACATTTCCAGCCAGTCGCCCATCTTGTCCTTGGGTGTGAAGACGGGCCAGTTTTCCGGGAACGGAATATAGGGCAGATGGTCGTACCAGACGGGATCGTGCAGCACGAGCGTGCGGTAGCGGTTGCGCCACGAATCGCCGGGCCTGGCGTTCTTCTCGATGACGATGGTGGGCACGCCGAGCTGCCTCAGCCGTGCGCCCAGCATGATGCCGCCCTGGCCGCCGCCGATGACCAGGCAGTAGGGTTGCTCGGAGGCGCCGAGCTCGCGCGTCTCGCGCGCCCTCGCCTCCGACCAGGTCTCGCGTTCGGGGTCGGCCTTGTGGCGCACGCCGAGCGGCCGCTCTGCGCCCTTGCGTTCCTCGAATCCCTTGAGGTCGGTCATCGCCGTGAACAGCGTACGGCAGCGGCCGTTGCGCAGGCGCATGATGCCTTGGCCGGAAGCCACCGCGGTCTCGAATGTGAACCAGGCTTCGATCGTGCCTTCGTCCGAAGTCGCTTCGCCGGTGACCCGCCACGCGGTGGGTCTTGTCGTCGCCAGCGTTGCCGCGAGCATGTCGGCAATGGCCTCACGGCCTTCCATGGTCGTGACGTTCCAGGTGAAGGTCAGAAGATCGCGCCAGTAGCAATCGTCGACGAACAGGTTGGCCGCCGCTGCCACGTCGCCGGCCGCGAGCGCCTGCGCAAGGGATTCGAGCCACGCGGCTGCCTGTTTCGTCGGTGCTGTTTCGAGCATGTCTTCCCCTCTTCCTGCAATGAACTAATCCCCGAGCGGCTCCATCTCCTTGCCGGTGCGGTGGATCTGGGCGTTGTACTTGATGCGGCGCACCGTCTCGCGTGCGGACCCGTCGAGCTTGTAGGCCGAGGCCACCGCCAGCAGGTCGATCGCCGCCAGGAAGGCGAAGCGCGAGGCCGTCGGCTTCAGCGTGTCGGGATATTCGGGCACCGCCACCGTGAGCCTGACGTCGCAGGCGCGGGCCAGATCAGTGTCGGGCGCGGTCACGGCGATCGCGTTGGCGCGGTAATGCTTGGCGAGTTCGACGGCCTCGATCACCTCGCGCGTGCGCCCGGTCGCCGAAATGGCGATCACCAGGTCGCCGGGCTTCAGCGTCGAGGCGGTCATCCGCATCAGATAGGGGTCGCACTGGGCGCTGACCGTGATGCCGTAGCGAAACAGCCGATACTGGGTCTCCTGCGCCAGCGCCGAGGAACTGCCACCAAGGCCGAAGACAGTGACCTGCCGCGCCTTGGCGATCAGCTCGGCGGCCTTCTGCAGCTCACCCGGGTCGAGCTGCCGTTCGGCCTCCTGCAGCGCCCGGCGCGCCTCGCCGAAGACGGCGTTCCAGAACGGCATGCCATTGTCGTTGCTGACGGTCGGCGACTTGGCCAGGTACAGCGCGCCGACGACGAGGCTCTGCGCCAGCTTCAGCTTGAAATCGCGCACCCCCTCGCAGCCGATGGCGCGGCAGAAGCGGGTCACCGTCGGTTCGCTCACCCCGGCGCGTTCG is part of the Mesorhizobium loti genome and encodes:
- a CDS encoding flavin-containing monooxygenase, whose amino-acid sequence is MLETAPTKQAAAWLESLAQALAAGDVAAAANLFVDDCYWRDLLTFTWNVTTMEGREAIADMLAATLATTRPTAWRVTGEATSDEGTIEAWFTFETAVASGQGIMRLRNGRCRTLFTAMTDLKGFEERKGAERPLGVRHKADPERETWSEARARETRELGASEQPYCLVIGGGQGGIMLGARLRQLGVPTIVIEKNARPGDSWRNRYRTLVLHDPVWYDHLPYIPFPENWPVFTPKDKMGDWLEMYTRVMELNYWVATKCLGASYDEAKKEWTVVVDRVGRQITLKPKHIVFATGAYGPPRKIDLAGADEFKGELLHSSQYASGDKFRGRRVAVIGAASSGHDVCVDLWESGADVTMIQRSPTTVVKSDTLMEVGFEIFSENALARGITTEKADMIVASTPFALVPKGQRALYDVIRARDAAFYDRLRASGFAIDFGDDETGLLMKAYRTGSGYYIDVGASDLIIDGKIGIRSGIAIKSLTKHGILFEDGSELEADAIIACTGYQSMNENVAALVSREVADKVGPCWGLGSGVKGDPGPWQGELRNMWKPTAQEALWFHGGNLALSRFYSKYVALQIKARMEGIATPVYGKPSNSGQ
- a CDS encoding MurR/RpiR family transcriptional regulator yields the protein MTEADNREDSALSTDPEDLEPVRRIPDIISLVKDSYAELRPAERRVADVVLDDVKYAVDASNAAIAERAGVSEPTVTRFCRAIGCEGVRDFKLKLAQSLVVGALYLAKSPTVSNDNGMPFWNAVFGEARRALQEAERQLDPGELQKAAELIAKARQVTVFGLGGSSSALAQETQYRLFRYGITVSAQCDPYLMRMTASTLKPGDLVIAISATGRTREVIEAVELAKHYRANAIAVTAPDTDLARACDVRLTVAVPEYPDTLKPTASRFAFLAAIDLLAVASAYKLDGSARETVRRIKYNAQIHRTGKEMEPLGD